Proteins encoded within one genomic window of Bacteroides sedimenti:
- a CDS encoding putative transporter: MEWLNTLFLTHSALQAVIILSLISAIGLGLGKIHIMGISLGVTFVFFAGIMAGHLGLSIDPQMLNYAESFGLVIFVYSLGLQVGPGFFSSFRRGGMQLNMLSLLLIALGTIITVIFHLTTGVSLPDMVGILCGATTNTPALGAAQQTLQQMGHPSSSPALSCAVTYPLGVLGVILAVLIIRKLFVRKEELSVQDKESGNKTYIAEFQVFNPGIFGKSIKDIAHFTNMKFVISRLWRDGKVSIPTSEKVLAKGDHLLVVTSEKDVEALTMLFGEQEKKDWNKEDIDWNAIDSQLVSQRIVVTRPEINGKKLGSLRLRNNYGINISRVHRAGVQLLATPELILQMGDRLTVVGEAAAIQNVEKVLGNAVKSLKEPNLVAVFIGIILGLALGAIPLSIPGISAPVKLGLAGGPIIVGILIGTFGPRLHMITYTTLSANLMLRGLGLSMYLACLGLDAGSHFFETVVRPEGALWIGLGFIITFIPVVITGLIALRVMKIDFGTVSGMLCGTMANPMALNYVNDTVEGDNPSVSYATVYPLSMFLRVIIAQVILMFFL; this comes from the coding sequence ATGGAATGGCTTAATACATTATTTCTGACTCACTCTGCACTTCAGGCAGTTATAATATTATCTCTGATTTCAGCTATCGGACTCGGGCTTGGAAAGATTCACATTATGGGAATCTCGCTTGGAGTAACCTTTGTCTTTTTTGCCGGAATTATGGCAGGCCATCTCGGACTCTCAATCGATCCTCAGATGCTTAACTATGCCGAAAGCTTTGGATTGGTTATATTTGTGTACTCATTAGGGCTACAGGTTGGGCCGGGTTTTTTCAGCTCTTTTCGCAGAGGAGGCATGCAGCTAAACATGCTTTCTCTTCTGTTAATAGCCCTTGGAACCATCATCACAGTGATTTTCCACCTCACCACCGGCGTGTCATTACCCGATATGGTAGGTATTCTTTGCGGAGCAACTACCAACACTCCCGCCCTTGGTGCAGCCCAGCAAACATTACAACAAATGGGGCATCCATCAAGTTCACCTGCATTAAGCTGTGCTGTTACTTATCCTTTAGGGGTACTTGGAGTTATATTGGCCGTTTTGATTATACGGAAGTTGTTTGTGAGGAAAGAAGAACTTTCCGTTCAAGATAAGGAAAGCGGCAACAAAACTTACATTGCAGAATTTCAAGTATTCAACCCTGGAATATTTGGAAAAAGCATAAAAGATATCGCTCACTTTACTAACATGAAGTTTGTTATCTCGCGCCTTTGGAGAGACGGAAAGGTAAGCATTCCAACCTCAGAAAAAGTCTTGGCTAAGGGTGACCACCTGTTGGTTGTCACTTCTGAAAAGGATGTGGAAGCGCTTACCATGCTTTTCGGAGAGCAAGAAAAGAAAGACTGGAATAAAGAGGATATCGACTGGAATGCAATCGACAGCCAACTGGTGTCTCAACGCATTGTTGTGACCCGTCCTGAAATAAATGGCAAAAAGCTTGGTTCACTCCGTCTGAGAAATAATTATGGCATTAACATAAGCAGGGTGCATAGAGCTGGTGTACAATTGCTTGCCACACCGGAACTTATCCTCCAAATGGGCGACCGTTTGACTGTGGTTGGTGAAGCTGCTGCTATACAAAATGTAGAAAAAGTACTTGGAAATGCTGTTAAAAGTCTGAAAGAGCCAAACCTGGTTGCTGTATTTATTGGCATTATTCTGGGATTGGCTTTAGGAGCAATTCCTCTTTCAATTCCTGGAATCAGTGCTCCTGTTAAACTCGGTTTGGCAGGTGGTCCTATTATAGTCGGCATATTAATTGGAACATTCGGTCCACGTTTGCACATGATTACCTATACCACTTTAAGTGCCAATCTGATGCTTAGGGGATTAGGTTTATCCATGTATCTGGCATGTCTGGGGCTGGATGCAGGTAGCCATTTCTTTGAAACCGTTGTTCGTCCTGAAGGTGCACTTTGGATTGGCTTGGGCTTTATCATTACTTTTATACCTGTAGTTATTACCGGTTTGATTGCATTGAGGGTTATGAAAATAGATTTTGGCACAGTATCGGGTATGCTTTGTGGCACCATGGCCAACCCAATGGCATTGAATTATGTAAACGACACGGTCGAAGGAGACAATCCTTCCGTTTCGTACGCTACCGTTTATCCGCTAAGCATGTTCTTGCGGGTAATTATCGCTCAGGTTATTCTGATGTTTTTCTTATAA